The Streptomyces seoulensis genome contains a region encoding:
- a CDS encoding peptidyl-tRNA hydrolase → MSHVSAAPGDSPFQTEPTPRDEAPQFVLPLVVRIEKSAPPARTDALETAARAVLVLLGDERARGDGEWAEAVRDWEDARIRKVVRRARGSEWRRAEELPGITVTGAAAEVRVFPPIPLDGWPKELAKLQVSGTELDDPEPPADPALTAPVLWLNPELEMSAGKEMAQVGHGAQLAWWALSDAAREAWRTTGYALTVRTATPAHWRELTTSGLPLVRDAGFTEIAPGSATVVADHPALR, encoded by the coding sequence GTGAGCCATGTTTCAGCCGCCCCCGGCGACAGCCCCTTCCAGACCGAGCCCACCCCGCGTGACGAGGCCCCGCAGTTCGTGCTGCCCCTCGTCGTACGGATCGAGAAGAGCGCGCCGCCCGCCCGTACCGACGCGCTGGAGACCGCCGCACGCGCCGTGCTCGTCCTGCTCGGGGACGAGCGGGCGCGCGGCGACGGTGAGTGGGCCGAGGCGGTACGGGACTGGGAGGACGCCCGCATCCGCAAGGTGGTGCGGCGGGCGCGGGGCTCGGAGTGGCGCCGTGCGGAGGAGCTGCCCGGCATCACGGTGACGGGTGCCGCCGCCGAGGTGCGGGTCTTCCCGCCGATCCCGCTGGACGGCTGGCCCAAGGAGCTGGCCAAGCTCCAGGTCTCCGGCACCGAACTGGACGACCCCGAGCCGCCTGCCGACCCCGCCCTGACCGCTCCCGTGCTGTGGCTGAACCCGGAGTTGGAGATGTCGGCCGGCAAGGAGATGGCCCAGGTCGGCCACGGCGCCCAGCTCGCCTGGTGGGCCCTGTCCGACGCGGCCCGCGAAGCCTGGCGCACCACCGGCTACGCCCTGACGGTGCGCACCGCCACCCCCGCCCACTGGCGCGAACTCACCACCAGCGGGCTGCCGTTGGTCCGCGACGCGGGGTTCACGGAGATCGCGCCGGGCTCCGCGAC